In one window of bacterium DNA:
- a CDS encoding SDR family oxidoreductase, which produces MGQLDGKTAIITGGGTGIGQAIARRFHDEGAAVVLCGRRKDKLTETAALLGDSSRVFCIAADITVEDDIRRLFMETVQKTGKIDILVNNAGVMRFGTLGETPVGEWDLMMKTNAWGPWRLMANVLPFMKKNGGGSIINISSIAGIKAYPGVGVYCASKAALQTLSQVAAMEMAGDNVRVNCILPAVVEDTELSEPIFGRENVPPFWEKMRPLHPLGRNGKPKDIADAALFFASDQSAWITGVLLNVDGGRHMATNRPAG; this is translated from the coding sequence ATGGGACAGCTCGATGGTAAAACAGCCATAATCACCGGCGGCGGCACAGGAATCGGACAGGCGATTGCCCGTCGTTTTCATGATGAGGGCGCCGCCGTCGTTCTCTGCGGCAGACGGAAGGACAAACTCACTGAAACCGCCGCTCTGCTCGGCGACAGCAGTCGCGTGTTCTGTATTGCTGCCGATATCACCGTGGAAGACGATATACGGCGTCTCTTTATGGAAACCGTGCAAAAAACCGGGAAAATCGACATCCTGGTCAACAATGCCGGAGTCATGCGGTTCGGGACGCTCGGTGAAACGCCGGTCGGGGAATGGGACCTCATGATGAAGACCAATGCATGGGGACCATGGCGGCTCATGGCCAATGTTCTGCCCTTCATGAAGAAGAACGGCGGCGGCTCCATCATCAACATCTCCTCGATTGCGGGTATAAAAGCGTATCCCGGAGTCGGAGTTTACTGCGCATCGAAAGCCGCTCTCCAGACACTGTCGCAGGTCGCCGCGATGGAGATGGCGGGGGACAACGTCCGTGTCAACTGCATACTCCCGGCGGTAGTCGAGGATACCGAGCTTTCGGAGCCCATTTTCGGCAGGGAGAATGTTCCCCCGTTCTGGGAGAAAATGCGCCCGCTCCATCCGCTGGGCCGTAACGGGAAACCGAAGGACATCGCCGATGCCGCGCTCTTTTTCGCCTCCGACCAGAGCGCATGGATTACCGGTGTTCTGCTCAATGTTGATGGCGGCCGTCACATGGCGACCAACCGTCCCGCCGGATGA